Part of the Tolypothrix sp. PCC 7910 genome, AGCTGGGCGTGCAATTCCTGTAAATTTGACACTGCACCCCGCAAGTAAAGGTATTGCAAGTCATGCAGTTCTATTTGTCGTTGAGGTGCTTCCCCTGTTGTGCGGAGTAAGGCTTTGCGCGATAGAGTCGTCAGTAATTTACGAGCATTACGTTCCGTTAATCTGTTGCCATGCGTCCAAATTTTGACAATAGCCGCTTCCGGTACAGGTGTATCTTCTGGGAAAACTGCTAGTTGTAAATAGTTTTGTGCTTCTTGTTCTGGCAATACCTCAATGCTAATCTTAATTGATTTCAAGATGCTGCCATGAGGATGTTCAAAAAACTCTAAATCAGCTTCTCTTAGTGCTTCTAACAAATCTGACCACGGTGTTCCATCCCTTACCATTGCGCCATTCAGGGAAAGTGCCAATGGCAAATACCCACATTCCCTTGCTACCTGTTTTGCTGTCGTTGGTAACTCGTCTACAGATTGATTTGCCCAATCTGCCAATAGTGCTAACGCCTGTTGTTTACCTAAAATCGCCAGCTGATACTCTTCCCCTCCCAACCCCGTGACTATCGCCGCATCACGGGTAGTAATTAACATCTGACAGCGTTCCCCCAACACATCAAACGCCATCGCATCATCCAAACGCCAGATATCATCCAAAATCAGCAAGCAAGCTTTCTGTGCAAACAACTCCCGCAACCGCGCTTTTGCCAATCCCACCTCGGTAAACGCTGCTTGCTTCTCACCCAACGCCGAAGCCAGATAGGATTGCCAAGTTAAAATCTGGGGCGTTTGTCCAAATGTTACCCACAACACCCCATCAGGAAACGCCTTTCTCACTTCTTCATCCCGCGCTAAGGCTGTAGCTAAGACAGTTTTACCAATTCCGCCCATCCCTTGCACACCCACACGGCGACTTTTACCCGTAATCCCTACAGGTTGCTTTGTTGAAGATAATACTTTCTGTTTTAAGGGTGCAAGTTCTTGTTCACGAGGTAAAAAATGCGGTGGTAACTCCGGTACATTACCAATGAGTTGACCTAAATATGATGTTTCAGGTTCAACATCATCAACTACTTTTTTTTTAACTCGTCGGCTAAATCATCTCGCCCAATCTCAGCCAAAGCTGACTCTAATTCATCAAGTCGATTTCTTTGCTCTAACCACTCCCAAATGCTTTGGGGTTCTCGTCCCTGTCTAAAACCAGCACGTTCGTGTGGTTTAATATCAAAATAATCTGCTAAATCTTGCCAATCTTGCGTCAACCTTTGGCAAATAAAAATTTTAGTGCGTCCAGAGATTTGTATATTAGTACGTTTTTCCACAACAGGTGAATTAGCTATCTTATCTACAAGGTTAGGATTTTTTTTAAGTTCAGGAATCAACTCGCCAGAGACACCAGCTAACTGAATTGCATTCCGCGCAATATTAAAAGCAAACTCTACAGGCGCACCTTCATCATATTCGGGATTATAAGCCAAAAGCGCATCATAAAAACCCACAACAAACTCAATCGCAGCTTTGTCGAAGATTTCATCGTTCATCCCAATCACATAATTAATCTGTTGGGAAATAGCCTCAGCTTGAACTTCCGAGTAACAAGCATTTAACAGTACACATTCTACTTGTTTAGAAAACTGTCCAAAGAACCCAGCTAATGCTTCACCTGTAACTAGCTGTTCTTTTCCCGTTTCATCCTCAAAAGCTAGTCCTTGTTCCTTTGCACCATGCCCAGAAAACTGGATAATATTTGGTCGATAATCCAAAATAGCGCGGCGAATATCCCTCGGACGGACGGCTAAATCATAGCGTAAATCAAAGTTCTCCCGATTTAGCGACCTTTGCAAGCCTTCCTTAATATCACGCAGTTCTTGATCGAGGCGCAATCGTACTGTATCTGTGGGATTTGCAGCTAATATCAGGATTTTCTTCTGTTTAACAGTCATTGCCGGGGTTGGGAATTGCTGTTTTTAAGTATACATAATTTCTAGTCAGGACTTTAGTCCTGCTATTGAGTGCTAAAGTTCTCACTACGGGAGTTTTCGGATTATTCTTTAGTTCTCTGACATACCCAAATAAATCCTCACTTCGCTTTCTACTCATCTTGGAATGAATTCCAAGGCTAATAGCTTAAGTCTACTGAAGTAGACTAAGTTTGATTGCAGTCCACTTGAGTGGACTTACCCTATTAGCCCTGAACTTCAGTTCTGGGCGAGATTTCTGGAGTTCTCTGACATACCCAAATAAATCCTCACTTCGCTTTCTACTCACCTTGGAATGAATTCCAAGGCTAATAGCTTAAGTCTACTGAAGTAGACTAAGTTTGATTGCAGTCCACTTGAGTGGACTTACCCTATTAGCCCTGAACTTCAGTTCTGGGCGAGATTTCTGGGAGTCTGTAGTCCTAGCCTTGAGGATAGAAGTCTTCACTAAGAGATGTTTTTACTCTCGATTACCAAGCAATTCCCTAAAGGCTGGCTCACGTGCGATATCATCAAAATCGATATCTGTCGCTGCTTCTTCTTGATATCGCGGATTTAATCTCATCGCTTGGCGGAGATTATCTAAAGCAAATTCTACATTTCTTTGGAATGCATAACAGGTGGCTTTATTGTAATAAGCACTGGCATAATCTGGTTTCAATTCTAATGCGCGATCAAAAGAGGCGATCGCTTCGTCATCTCTTCCCAAGCGCACTAAACAATAACCGCGTTTATCCCAAACTTTCGGCGCTGGTTTAATTTCGATGGCTTTGTCAAAGGATGCGATCGCTTCGTCGTATTCTTCTAATTCAATCAAGGCTAAACCGCGATTCATCCAAGCGACTGGATCGTCTGGCTTGACTTTGGTGGCTTGATTAAAGGAGACAAAAGCCTGTTGATGTTTGCGTAAGTTTCCAAAGGCGACACCGCGATCGCACCAAGCTTGGTGATATTCGGGATTGATTTTCAAAGCCGTATCATAGGAAGCGATCGCATCTTGATAGCGTTTCAACCTGGCGAGAGTTAAACCTTGTTTAAACCAAGCTACAGGATTACTCGGCTGGATTTTCACAGCTTGCTGATAAAGTGCGATCGCATCTTCATAGCGCTTTTCATTAAACAGCACATCTCCCTCTGCAATATATTCCTCAACGGATTCTGCTACTGGCTGCGGTTCTGGAATTTCTTCCTCAATTTCCGGTGCAATTTCCTCTGGAATTGTTGGCTGCCTAATTTCTGTTAGTTCTTCTACAATGGAATCTTTCCGTTGTTGTGCATCTAATTGCAACTCGGAAAGTTGCGATACAAAATTCCTTTCTAATTCTTCTAGTTTTCCTAAAATCAGAATTTTCTGTTCTTGAGCATTTAACTGTAATTCTGAGAATTGCGAAGTAAATTCCGAGCCAGAATTTTCTAAGTTTTCAATAATCAGCGCTTTTTGATTTTCCGCGTCTGCTTGTAATTGGGCTAATTTATTCGCAAACTCTAATTGCAATTTTTGTAAATCAGCAAAAATTTGCTCTTTCTGTTGGGTAATCTCCGTCTGTAATCTCGATACTTGAGATTTTAAGGAATTTTCTAATTCTGCAATATTAGCGAGAGTTGTATCTATATTTTGTTGAGAATTGACCTGTAACTCTGATAGCTGAGATTTTAATAAATTCTCTAATTCTGTAATATTAGCCAAAGTTGTATCTTTATGCTGTTGAGCATCTGTCTGCAATCCTGATATTTGTTGAGTGAAATCTATTTGTAAATTGCCTAAATTCTCAACAACTGTATCCTTTTCTCTTTGTGTATCAGATTGCAATCCCGATAAATAGGAATTAAATTCCGAGCGAGATTTCTCTAAACTTTCAATAATGATATCTTTTCGTTGTTCTGCTCTTAATACCAATGTAGATAATTGTTCGGCTAAATCAGATTCTATTTTCCCTAAATTCCCCACAGCATCAGATTGCCATTGCGCTACTTGAGCAGTAATCTCTGAATCTAAATTTGCTAATTTATTTTGAATAATATTAATTTCTGAGTCTATTTGATTGAGGATAGTTTCTTTCTTACCCACAAACTCAGATGTAATTAAAGATATATTTTCTTGTTCAGCTTTCAGCCTTTGTTGCAGAGTTTCCGTTTCTTTGCTTAACTCTTCAGTAATTTTTTTAACTTCTTGAATAGCATTTTCCGCTTCTTGCTTCACCAGAGTTAACTGATTTTGGGCGTTTTCTACTCCTTCTAGCTGTGACATAGCTTGACCGACAATTTCGCGGATGGCTACCCGTCGTAACAGCCAAAATAAAGCAATCACCGCTACGGGAAACAAGCTTAATAAAACTAACCAAACGTTAAATAGCATGGTTGTACGACTAAAATTCCGCTCAACATCAAATTGGGCTGCATCTCGAATTTGCTTTTCTGCACGCAGTCTAGCTAATTCTTCTCGCTCCTGATTTGATAATACCGGAGCAGGAGTCACAACTGGGGCTACGGATGGAGGAGTTTGCCCGCTAGCTTGCGGAGATAGCAGCCAGCCAGAGAACAGAATCACGCTTTGTAAAACTAAAGCGTAGGCGACTGGATTTTTACTCTTCATCACAACCATCCTATCCGTTGGGCAGTTTTGCAAGCGGCATACTTCTCCAATCTATACCAGAAAGTTGCGAGCGGGTTCTTGATGCAATGAGAGGTTGATGTAAGTATAGGTGTAGTTTGAATTGGTATAAGTATGATGCGCTCGAATTTCACGGGGTTAGGACATCCACACTTAGATTTATTTCAACCACATCTGTCGTAAGTAGTATTTTTTACCCAGATAAGTAAGCTGTTGGGCTTTTAATTTGCACTAATATTTTTTTAATATGATTGTGGGGTGGGGCATCTTGCCCGCCCTGATAATGCAAGCTGTATACGTAACAGCTTAGAACAGCGTAAATCATTAAAGTTTGTACTAAGGACTAAAGCCCTTACTCCGAAATGAATACTAATATTTTTACATCGCTTAACATAGTTATATTTATTCCCACCGATTTACTTAGTGTGTTCTATTTACCTGTGAATAAATGGTTAAGTAAAATTAAATTTACATGTAAAAGCAAGAGAACAGAAAACAACATAGAAAACGTGTAATTCATTTTGTTTCGCTACTAAAGATAGTTTGTAACTTAATCTTTGCCTTGATAGTGTTACGAGACTTGTTTGTATTAGGCTTAATCTTTTGTTCTATTGACCTTATTTTTTTCTTAACCTTGTAAAGAAAAGATGATTCAGACTAATTGAGTTGTGTATATTTTAACTAGTTGTTCTATTAGCCTTATTTTTTTCTTAACCTGACAATGAAAATATTATTGATACTAGTTTAGTTAGCTCATACTGACATAACAACCCTAAAAAAATTTGCTGAAAAAGCAATAATTCTGTAGGTTAGGCATTGCTTAATCTAAGAGGATTGTTACATTAGAAACTTAGAATTTGAAGTTTTCTCACCTAGAAACTAACTAGTGGTATCATCACCTAAACTTTAGTAAATCAGGGATTATTCCGGTTTTTATGTATTTTTCCAAAGACTCGAAAAGCGGAATAAAACTTAGTAGCCATATCTACATTATCTTCAATTTTGTGATTATACCTTAAATTTATTTTCTAGATTGAGAAAGTTTTTATTATTTGCTAAGTAATTTCAGCTAAATTAACTAACTAGTAAAAACTTACAGTCAATTAACATCAAATCCTCTCATATATGGCAATTGCGAACGGAAGAACTACCGCCTCTGCTTACGTTGCTAAAGTTCCCGGTGCGGCATCTGATTATCAAGTTGTTCCCCTGCTGACTGTAGGAGATGAAGTACCTCTATTAACCAACACATTTAGCGCCGCAGAAGCACCAAAGGTTGATGCTGCCAAAAAATATGCTTTGACTGGCATTCCTGATGGCACAGGTGCAAAGCAAGTAACCATTAGTGGTAAGACCTATAACTATGTATGGGTCAACCACGAACTAGGCGGTACGGTCACAACAGATATTTCTACAACTGCACCTGGTGAAAAAATCACAGGTGCGAGAGTCTCCCTATTTGTCTTTGATGAAAACTGGAAGATCATCGGTGGTAAAAACCTAATTGAAAAAATTTTAGATTCAACTGGTACTTACGCCTTAGATACTTCTTCTGGGAAATATACCAAATTAGATGGAACTTCCATTAATGCCTTTGACCGATTCTGTTCCGCTTACCTTGCCGAATCTGGTTTTGTAGATAGTAACGGTAAAGAAGTTCCTATTTACTTTGCGCCTGAAGAGGGTAGTAATAAAAGCCGGGGTTGGGCAGTTACACCAGATGGTACTGCGCTGGGAATTGATGGTTTAGGTCGCTACGCCAAAGAAAACGTACTTGCAGCTTCTCAATATCGTGCAGTTAACTCTGATAAAACTGTACTAATCTCATCAGAAGATAATGCTGATGGTGAACTGTATATGTGGGTCGGTACACAAACGGTAGACGACCCCAATGGCTTTAAAAACGGTGATTTATACGTTCTCAAAGTCAATGGCGCAGATTATGAAGGCCAAGTTGGTGAAGGTACGAAAAAAGCTGCTACTTGGACAAAAGTCGATAAATCTGTTGTCTTCAAAGCCGATGGTACACCACAAGCAGATGGCACTGCTCTCAGCACATTTGTTAACGGTGCTGGTAAGTCAACAAACTTCCAGCGTATTGAAGATATTGCAGAAGACCCGAACAACCCCGGAACATTTTACTTTGTTACTACTGGAACCAAAAATAAACCAGGTACAGTGGGCGCAAACGCAACTGACATCGCCGCTACCCCAGCAGAAGCAGAAAATCCCTATGGCAGACTCTACCGCTTTAGTTTAAACACTTCTGACCCCACAGCCGGAATTAGTAATTTTGAATTGTTGTTGACTGGTGGCCCTGGTAAAGGAAATAGCTACGACAACATCACAGTTGATAAATCAGGCAAAATTCTGATTCAAGAGGACGAAACATCTTTCGGTGGCGACCTAATGAAGGCAGAAAACCGGGAAGCTTCTATCTATTCTTTTGACCCTACCACCAAAACCATCACACGTCAGTTCACACTTAACGAAGATGCTGCTGGCACTGTATACAATAAAGCTGATGTTAAAGGTGAGTGGGAAACCTCTGGCATTATCGAAATTCCCTCCAAATCTTTACCAGGTCAAGGTGCTTACCTATTTGATGTGCAGGCACACACTGTTAAAAATGGTGTGACAGGTGCTACTAACCAGAACATTCTCAACGGTAATCATGCTGAAGGTGGACAACTTTTAGCAGTCATTCCTCAGATTACGGAAAAGCCAGTTTTAGATGGGAGAAGCAACGATCCTGCTTATGTTAAAGCATTGGATGGAGCAAATTACAGACTGAATCAACTCTTGACAGTTGGTGATGAAGTGCCATTACTTCAAGGCAAGTTTGGTTCCTTTATTCCTAGCAGTAGTGAAAAGTATGCTTTTACAGGCATTCCTGATGGTCTTGGCATTTACGAAACTGCTGATTTCTACTATGTATTTGTCAATCATGAGTTAGGTAACACAACTAAAACAGATGTTTCTAGCACCATCCCTGGACAAATTACAGGTGCGCGAGTTTCACTATTCCAGTTCGATAAAAATTGGAAAGTTGTAGGTGGTAAGAACTTAATTGAGAAAGTAGTTGATAGTAAAGGCAATGAGTTAGGCAAGACTACAGTTACACCAGATGGCGTAACGCAAACAGGTATTGCCTTTGGTCGATTCTGTTCTGCATATTTGGCAGATAGTGGCTTTGTTGGCGGCCCCGTGTTCTTTGCTCCAGAAGAATTTGGTGCGGCGGCGCGTGGTTGGGCTGTGAGTGCTGATGGTACAGCACAAGCATTGGATGGACTAGGCCGTTTCTCTAAAGAAAACGTAGTTGCTGCATCCCAGTACCGTGCTAATAACTCCGATAAAACTGTACTGTTGTCATCCGAAGATAATGCTGATGGCGAACTTTATATGTTCGTTGGCAAACAGACAGAAGCCGATCCAAATGGCTTTAAAGACGGTGATTTATACGTACTCAAGCTAGCTAACTTTAGCAATGAGACACTAACACAGAATCAAAAGCAGAATGCCACTTGGACAAAAGTAGATAAGTCAGTCATCTTCAATGCTGATGGTACCCCGGAAGCGACAGGAACACCACTGAGTGACTGGGTTAATGCCAATAACCGTTCTACAAACTTCCGGCGAATTGAAGACTTAGCAGAAGACCCAAATAATCCTGGCACTTTCTACTTTGTTACTACTGGTACTACAGACAAGGTAGGCGGTGGTACAGCTACAACAGCAGCTGAAGCAGAGAATCCTTACGGTAAGCTTTATCGCTTCAGCTTGAATCCTAACGACCCCACAGCAGGAATTACTAACTTTGAATTGCTGCTCTCAGGTGGGCCAGAAACTGGTGTCAGTTTCGACAACGTTGTAGTTGACAAAAACGGCAAAGTCTTATTGCAGGAAGATGAGACAGCCTTTGGTGGTAGCGTCATGAAAGACCAAAGCCGTAATGGTCGGGTTTGGCAGTATGACATTGCCACTGGTCAGGTGAAGCCACTGTTTGAAATTGACCAAAAAGCTCAAGGTGCGGCATTTGATAATGGTAATGGAGGTTGGGAAACCTCTGGTGTTGTGGAAGCTGCTGCTAATCCTCAACTTGGACGTAGTTCTTACCTGTTTGATGTCCAAGCTCATGGTGTACAAAACAATTTAGACCCGAATCAATTAAACGTCCTCAATGGTAATCATGCTGAAGGTGGTCAACTAATACTTGCTACACCTACACCGAAAGTTGAGTTAGTAGGCTTTGCTTCTTTACCTGCGGACACCTATGCTGAGGGGCCAGCTTCTGGTAAGGGGATTTCCGCCAACGGTAGAACCGGGCCTTTCCCTGGACAGCCTGTACAAGGCTTTAGTGCGGTACAGTTTGCTAATAGTAACTCCTTCTACTTCCAGCCAGATAACGGCTACGGTGCGAAAGACAATAGCTCAGACTATTTATTGCGTATCTATCGTGTAGATCCCAATTTCAAGGGAGCAGAAAATGGTGATGGTAGTGTTAAAGTTTTAGACTACATTCAATTTTCTGACCCTGATAAGAAAGTTCCTTTCAAAATTGTGAATGAGGGAAGCACAGACAGATTGCTGACTGGAGCGGACTTTGATATTGAATCATTTGTTCTTGATAAAGATGGTTCAATTTGGGTGGGAGATGAATTTGGCCCCTACCTACTACATTTTGATAGCACTGGTAAGTTATTAGAAGCTCCCATTGCAACACCCGACGAATTTAAAACTCTAGATGGTAAAGCACCTAAAGTCCTAGGCCATAGAGGTGCAAGCGGTTTCCGTCCAGAGCATACCCTAGAGTCATATAAACTAGCTATTGAGCAAGGTGCAGACTTTATTGAGCCTGACTTAGTAGTGACTAAAGATGGTGTGTTAATTGCTCGTCATGAACCTGCTTTAGCAATTTTGAATGCTGATGGCACCTTAAATACTAGCAATACCACCACCAATGTGGCCGCGATCGCTAAATTTGCCGATCGCAAGAAAACAGTCACCCTAGATGGAACCAAAATTACAGGTTGGTTTGCTGAAGATTTCACTTTAGCTGAAATCAAAGAATTAAAAGCAATAGAGCGTCTATCTTTCCGCGATCAATCCTACAACGGTCAATTTGAGATTCCTACCCTTAAAGAAATAATTGACCTTGTTAAGGATGTAGAAGCGAAGACAGGTAAAAAAATTGGCATTTACCCAGAAACCAAACATCCAACTTACACTGCCAAAGAAGCTACCTATGTAGGCACTGATACCAAAATTAACCGCAATTTGGGTCAGATACTCATCGATACGCTGAAGGCAAATAACTTCACCGATCCTAGCCGCATTTTCATTCAATCTTTTGAAGTTGGCAACCTCAAAGAACTGCATGATGTAATCATGCCTAAGGCTGGGGTAGATATCCCACTGATTCAACTTCTAGATGCAAGTGACATTGATATCAATGGCAAAATTATCGAAAGTCAGCCTTATGACCTCAAAGTCAGTGGCGATAAACGCACCTATGGCGATTTAAGAACCCCTGAAGGCTTGGCAGAAATTGCTAAATATGCTGATGGTATTGGCCCCTGGAAACGCATGATTGTCAGCGTTAAAGGTACTGATGCTGATGGAGATGGCAAAGCAGATGATGTCAATAAGGATGGGGTAGTCAATGATGCTGACAAAACAACTTTACCGCCTACAACCTTAATACAAGACGCTCATAAAGCGGGTTTACAAGTTCACCCTTACACCTTCCGCAATGAAAGTCAGTATCTAGCAGCAGATTACAAAGGTAATCCTGAACTAGAGTTTCAGCAATTCATTCAACTAGGTGTTGATGCTTTCTTTACAGACTTCCCAATTACAGGGGATAAAGTTAGGGATCTATTGAGCGATCCTCAGAATAATTTGGTGCGATCGCCCCAAAATCCTGATGTGCTCTCAGGAAAAGCTTTTGCTAACTTAGGTGGCTCCAAAGGCTTTGAAGGCGGTGGAATCAACGCTAGTAAAACCAAGCTCTATATGCTGTTGGAGGGAACAGTTCAGGGCGATCCGAATGGTACTTTGCGGATTAATGAATTTGATATTGCTAACCGCAAGTATACAGGTAGAGAACTCAACTACAGATTGGATAATCCCGCAAATTCGATTGGTGACCTCACTGTCATTAATGATAATGAGTACCTAGTTATTGAACGGGATAATAACCAAGGAGCAGCAGCTAAATTCAAGCGGATCTACAAAATCGACCTGTCGAAAACTGACTCTAAAGGCTATGTATCTAAAGAAGAAGTAGCAGACTTGTTAAACATTCAAGATCCTAACGATGTGAATGGAGATGGTAAGAAAACCTTTGACTTCCCATTTCAAACGATTGAGTCTGTTGTAGTTGTTGACAAAAATACCATTTTGGTAGCCAATGACAACAACTATCCATTTTCTACTGGTCGTCCAGGGAATGATCCACAGAACCCCAAAATTGACAATACCGAAATTCTGCTGCTGAAGTTAGAGAAGCCACTGAATCTTGCTTCTGGTTTAGGTCAGCCTAAAGCTGAAGAAATTAAGTTTGGTTCTAGCAACAGCGATGAGATTACCACGCAACCAAATCAAACCTTATTCACGGGTGATGGTGCGGATATTGTCACTGCCAACAAAGGTAATAAAATCTTTACTGGAAATGGTGATGATATTGTATTGGCAGGTAGCGACTCTTCAATATCAACAGGCGATGGTAACGACCAAGTCTTTGTCGGTATCAATGGCCCTGCTAGCAACACCAACGCTGATGGTGGTGCTGGTAACGACGAACTCACAGTAGTAGAAGCCAATGGTAGCAATAAACTATTTGGCGCTGCTGGTGCTGATACCCTCAAAGTTGTGGAAGGTTCTGGTCAATTGCTGTTTGGCGGTTCTGGTAACGACACCATTACCAGTAACGGTAAAAATAACCGCCTCTATGGTGGTTCCGGCGATGACAAACTCTTCTCTAATAGCAATGACACCATAGTTGGTGGTGATGGCGATGATGTGTTATTTGCTGGTGCTGCTGGTGGTAACCGTCTGACTGGTGGCGCTGGTGCTGACCAATTCTGGATTGCTAATGGTAGTCTACCAACTAGCAAAAACATCGTTACTGACTTTACCCCAGGAATTGATGTCATTGGATTGGGTGGAATTAAGGAAGCGAGTAAGTTCAGTGACCTAAGCCTATTACAGCAAGGTAGCGATACTTTGGTGAAACTAGGAAGCACAGAATTAGTTTCTTTACTAGGAACTACAGCAAATACTCTCACAGCAAATAACTTTGTTTTCTCTGCTAGTGTGGTTTAATTTGCAGGTAAAATTCCGGAAAAAAATTAGTTAGCAGTTATCTCAGATTTAATTCTTGTTTCAGGCGAGGGAATACTACTTCCTCGCCATTTTCTATTGTATTCATCTCGTCTTTATGTTCAAGAAACTTCAATAAATTGTTAACGTTAACTTGTTGATAACCTTTCTTAAACTTAGAGCTATTATTTTTGATATTTAGTAACTAAATTCACACCATATTATTTGTCCACATTAATTTAGGAGATTCCAGAAAAATCATATTCCAAATTTTCTCAAAAGATGGGCATTTTATCCTGTCCGTGAATATGTGCTGTGCAGCTGCCTTCACCAAATAGATTATTTCTGGAAAAGCAAGCATTGAATGTGGATTGAAAGCATTTTGTCGCCAATTACTACTTAAGTCTGGCTATCTAGTCAAAAACTTGAAATTTGACATTGGGAGTTAGGAGTAATTAATAACTTAGTCCTATCAAGGTGTGTTACTAAAATTCTGAACAAACAGGGATATAAAGGTCAAAAATCTGCATTTATATCTGGCTTTTAACCTAATTTGATGGAAAAATACACACAAAATATTGCTAGCTGATGTTAGCAATTAAATTTACTATGACACCTCACTAGGACTATCGTTAGCTACCCAATCTCCTGATGAATTGCAAAAACAAATACTTAAGGAGTATTAGGCATGGCTGATACAAACAGCAACGGTAGAAATGTGATCATTTTTGTTGCTGATGGTTTACGAAATGGTTCTGTAAACGCTACTGATACACCAACTTTATATAGCATCCGTCAGCAGGGAGTTAATTTTACTAACAGTCATTCCCTATTCCCTACATTTACAACCCCGAATGCTTCTGCGATCGCTACTGGACATTACCTCGGTGATACAGGTGATTTCAGCAACACTGTATATACTGGTTATCCCGTAATTAACTCCAATGGTAGTGTTACACCATTTATTGAAAACGATCCGATCCTTGCTGATCTCAATGCTAATTCTAATCTTGCCGATCCAGATACCAGTTTCAGCAAGAATAACTTCCTGACAGAAGAATCACTTCTAGCTTATGCGCGTGCTAGTGGGTATTCTACAGCGGCGATCGGTAAACTTGGGCCAGTAGCAATTCAAGATGTTACTCAAGATAGCCGTACTGGTGGGACTACAACTCCGAATATTACCCCTAAGACTGTCATCATCGATGACAGCACGTATATCAACACCATTGCCAACGCTACTAATCCTCCTGTTAACAGTGTTGGTTCACAAAGTGCAATTCCATTGAGCCAAGCGATCGCAACTGACCTGAATAAGGCGGGTTTGATCGGTCTAAATGTCCCCGGTACAACCACTGTAGCCACTACTATCGGTAGCATCAGAAGCAATCAGCCTGCGGGGAACTTAACAA contains:
- a CDS encoding CHAT domain-containing protein, with translation MTVKQKKILILAANPTDTVRLRLDQELRDIKEGLQRSLNRENFDLRYDLAVRPRDIRRAILDYRPNIIQFSGHGAKEQGLAFEDETGKEQLVTGEALAGFFGQFSKQVECVLLNACYSEVQAEAISQQINYVIGMNDEIFDKAAIEFVVGFYDALLAYNPEYDEGAPVEFAFNIARNAIQLAGVSGELIPELKKNPNLVDKIANSPVVEKRTNIQISGRTKIFICQRLTQDWQDLADYFDIKPHERAGFRQGREPQSIWEWLEQRNRLDELESALAEIGRDDLADELKKK
- a CDS encoding tetratricopeptide repeat protein; this translates as MKSKNPVAYALVLQSVILFSGWLLSPQASGQTPPSVAPVVTPAPVLSNQEREELARLRAEKQIRDAAQFDVERNFSRTTMLFNVWLVLLSLFPVAVIALFWLLRRVAIREIVGQAMSQLEGVENAQNQLTLVKQEAENAIQEVKKITEELSKETETLQQRLKAEQENISLITSEFVGKKETILNQIDSEINIIQNKLANLDSEITAQVAQWQSDAVGNLGKIESDLAEQLSTLVLRAEQRKDIIIESLEKSRSEFNSYLSGLQSDTQREKDTVVENLGNLQIDFTQQISGLQTDAQQHKDTTLANITELENLLKSQLSELQVNSQQNIDTTLANIAELENSLKSQVSRLQTEITQQKEQIFADLQKLQLEFANKLAQLQADAENQKALIIENLENSGSEFTSQFSELQLNAQEQKILILGKLEELERNFVSQLSELQLDAQQRKDSIVEELTEIRQPTIPEEIAPEIEEEIPEPQPVAESVEEYIAEGDVLFNEKRYEDAIALYQQAVKIQPSNPVAWFKQGLTLARLKRYQDAIASYDTALKINPEYHQAWCDRGVAFGNLRKHQQAFVSFNQATKVKPDDPVAWMNRGLALIELEEYDEAIASFDKAIEIKPAPKVWDKRGYCLVRLGRDDEAIASFDRALELKPDYASAYYNKATCYAFQRNVEFALDNLRQAMRLNPRYQEEAATDIDFDDIAREPAFRELLGNRE